In Entomomonas moraniae, one DNA window encodes the following:
- a CDS encoding TOBE domain-containing protein, which produces MKTSARNCFYGEVSEINTGAVNDEVKLKLNDDTIITAIITHESTLHLGLAVGTKAFALIKSSFIILASEMDNVKVSTRNCLSGTVSEIHKGAVNSEVSITLPGGEQLVAIITNDSVQNLTLSKGSKVSALFKASHVILGVNV; this is translated from the coding sequence ATGAAAACCAGTGCACGTAATTGTTTTTATGGTGAAGTTAGCGAGATCAACACAGGGGCTGTGAATGATGAAGTCAAATTAAAACTAAACGACGATACAATCATTACTGCTATTATTACTCATGAAAGTACCTTACACTTAGGTTTGGCCGTTGGTACAAAAGCATTTGCATTAATTAAGTCATCTTTTATTATACTTGCCTCAGAGATGGATAATGTCAAAGTCTCTACACGTAATTGCTTGTCTGGCACAGTGAGTGAAATTCACAAAGGTGCGGTTAATTCTGAAGTATCCATCACCCTACCTGGTGGTGAACAACTGGTGGCGATCATCACCAATGATAGTGTGCAAAATCTTACCCTCAGCAAGGGCAGCAAAGTGTCTGCATTGTTTAAGGCTTCTCATGTCATATTGGGCGTGAATGTTTAA
- a CDS encoding EcsC family protein yields the protein MSEKRLTQEKILSLLNWAYDKAISGYLKFDSAEQLAQSFKDHRSTNEQVNSLIRWQNTKSATVGFITGSGGVFTLPVAVPANFATILLIQIRMIAAIAHLNGHDIKDEKVRTLVYIALCGNSVKSILKKTGIDLGTKVTATLIQKYLTLEMIAQINKSVGFKLLTKTSTSGVINLGKAVPVVGGLIGGGFDAFTTNLIGNAARDIFVTEQLNTSVDREIIHYEKENH from the coding sequence ATGTCAGAAAAACGTCTTACCCAAGAAAAAATACTCTCACTCCTTAATTGGGCATACGACAAAGCCATTTCAGGCTACTTAAAGTTTGACTCAGCCGAACAACTGGCGCAATCCTTTAAAGACCATCGCAGCACCAATGAGCAAGTAAACTCCTTGATTCGTTGGCAAAACACCAAAAGTGCTACCGTTGGCTTTATTACAGGTTCAGGCGGTGTATTCACTTTACCCGTGGCAGTGCCTGCTAATTTTGCCACCATTCTTTTAATACAGATTAGAATGATTGCCGCCATTGCACATCTAAACGGGCATGATATCAAAGATGAAAAAGTAAGAACCCTCGTTTACATCGCCCTGTGTGGTAACTCCGTTAAAAGCATCCTAAAAAAAACGGGAATTGATTTAGGCACAAAGGTTACCGCCACTCTTATACAAAAATACCTCACCCTTGAAATGATTGCACAAATCAATAAATCGGTAGGTTTTAAACTGCTCACCAAAACCAGTACATCGGGTGTTATTAACCTAGGTAAAGCCGTGCCTGTAGTCGGTGGCTTAATCGGCGGAGGGTTTGATGCCTTTACAACCAACCTTATCGGTAATGCCGCTCGCGATATTTTTGTAACAGAACAACTAAACACAAGTGTTGATCGTGAGATTATTCATTATGAAAAAGAAAATCACTGA
- a CDS encoding GyrI-like domain-containing protein, producing MINTPLYIIDSIETNNFSDPNIIERIQNIWKKSHHKLSGYSGNIYGIYHKYASNYKGDYTLSIATDMPYLTNAKEPLIAEGTYSIFKVKDNLHENIFAQWQNIWQLEEENKIHRAYTLDFERYSPNGNIEIFISIL from the coding sequence ATGATAAACACCCCTTTGTATATAATAGATTCTATCGAAACAAATAACTTTAGCGACCCTAATATAATAGAAAGAATACAAAATATTTGGAAAAAATCTCATCATAAACTATCGGGTTACTCTGGTAATATTTATGGTATTTACCATAAATATGCAAGCAATTACAAAGGAGATTACACATTATCAATAGCAACTGATATGCCATATCTTACAAATGCTAAAGAGCCATTGATCGCAGAAGGAACTTATTCTATTTTTAAGGTAAAAGACAATTTACACGAAAATATTTTTGCTCAATGGCAGAATATCTGGCAACTTGAAGAAGAGAACAAAATTCATCGCGCCTATACACTGGATTTCGAAAGATACTCGCCTAATGGAAACATTGAAATATTTATTAGCATACTTTAG